The nucleotide window GACAGATCATGCAACAGATGAGATCTCTTTATTCATTCCGGTTCTTCTATTTGTCTTTCTTCCTCTTCTCAGCTTTTGCATGACATTCATGAGGTCAGATAGAGTCAGACTGAGATCATGTAAGCCAGTAAGATTCTGAATTTCCGCTAAGGGTTTGTGGtgtctaaatgtttgcaccttggcatagtttttttttttattagctcagaaaaatatcaattacctgtttattttagtgtgaccatataacataaataaactaattaagttttttattgctgataaaatacagttgttttttaaagttaaatatatCTTAAATAACTTCTATataacatatacactcaccggccattttattaggtacacctttccaactgctcattaacgcaaatttctaatcagccaatcacaaggcagcaactcaatgcacttaggcatgtatacatggtcaaaacgacctgctgcagttcaaaccgagcatcagaataggggagaaaggtgatttaagtgactttgaacgtggcatggttgttggtgccagacgggctggtctgagtatttcagaaactgctgatctactgagattatcatacataaccatctctagggtttacagagaatggtctgaaaaagagaaaatatccagtgagtggcagttctgtgggctcaaATCCcttaggtcagaggagaatggccagactggtttgagctgatagaaaggcaatagtaactcaagattaaacaatagaagattggagtctcgatttctgctgcgacattcggatggtcgggtcataatttgccatcaacaacatgaaagcatggattcatcctgccttgtatcaacagttcaggctggtggtggtgatgtaatggtgtgggggatattttcttggcacactttgtacCAATCGAggattgtgtcaacgccacagcctacctgagtattgttgctgaccatgtccatccatttataaccacagtgtacccatcttctgatggctacttccagcaggataatttttattttatgtcatatCAGGAGACAGTGGACATTTAAATGTTACGTtcaaatttgttattttatttagtgaTGCACAATCTTCTGAtttacaaacacaaataaatcactgataaataaaacacaaattaaatttttatgtttttttgtttatgaaaaacatttgaagtgtgGATTGCTTAACACTGCGAGTTAAAATTGGCAATTTGTAAatgatttggggaaaataaaGATCTAGACATTTCTTTGCAGTTTTAAGGTTTTCTGCAGTAAAGGGTTTAACATGTTATCAGGTGTCTACTGCATTTCCTTATGTTTTGATTGTGTAAGCAGGCTCAGAAATGAATTTTCTTCACACATATTGCTTTTTGGCTTCGAAACAAAGTTATCCCCTCTAAAGTTCATATCCGTGCATTcctagttttttttataattaatgctttggtcacactttatttattttttaggggttttaatCTTTAAAGGATAGAATAGtgcagagaattgacaggaaatagttgggagcagagataggggaagggtcggcaaaggaccaCAAGCCAGGAATTGAATTCGGGTCGCCGTGAACatcatggtgctatatgtcgccgcacttaaccactaggctattggtgccgaCACATTCCTACTTATAATGATTGTCTTGTTTTGTTATGTTCTGTTTCTTCAGCCTCAGGAGTCTGAATGTGATGAATATGCACCAGGATACTTTCTACTGAAGCAAGAGGGTGCTGAACCGATACTGGTGCGCAAAGAGCCAAATAAGGACACCATGGAAAGGGGTAAAAGAATCATTCACAAATCTTCCAATACACAAATAAATCATTCTATCATGTCATGTACAATACTgtcatattttcaaaataaaatgattattaagGCAGAAATATAATTTACCCATACAGACCTGGTACTTGCTggtataatatacatttaatatgcATTTACTTATTTAGCAGCAACTAATAGAATGCAATAAAACATCTGTAAGAAAGGACATTGTTTACATGGCAtacattttattagcattttattttcatGAGAACAATGTTTCGGGAAGTTGGATTTTAAAGTGCCTTTTTTATTATACTGCTATTACAACTACTGATCTGGCATGAAAAATACAGCATTCTTAGGcagttttgtaatatattttgtttttttttttacaaaagttttCAAAAATGCAAAGGAAAAAGCTTTTCAGTTTTTAGTAAAGCATTGTCACCTAAATATACCCCCAAACCCAAAGGCCACAGCCCTGAAGAgtttagctaatcaagctccttaGGACTATTTGAAAGACACAGATATTgtttgttggagcagggttgtaactaaacccacatggaggttttgCCTTTGAGATGGACCTCAGATAGTTGATCGTTATGTGATTTTTCCACGTAAGAACCAAACCTTCTCAATAGCTAAAAAAAGTTGGCATACACTTGGTCCCTAGACCCACATAGTTCAACATAAAAAACATTGAACCCATCCCAAGGACTCAATTATTAAACTCATGTCCATTCCTGCCCCGGAAGCCACTGTCCTACATATTTTAGCTCCtactttaattaaacacacctgaaccagctaatcaagggcTGTTTCTAAAATGCATTCTTCTGCGaccttgcgtcctcgtgttcatgtgtaacgtcatcatcaactgccaaagttcagttccaaaattTACGGAGAACGGACGGACGcgtgaaagttcccggatgtattcttgatatcgaggatgcatagATGCAGACTTGAGAGCAAAGTACCATTAGTCATTGCGGTCGAATAAAGGAGGTTGGAatcgcagcattttatatagacttATCATTAAAGTTCAAAGATATAACCTATTTATattaggagtttccctaaatgagactgtgaaagtaaacattaccatgaaaatctttatGAAGGCATAAATACATTAAgactgtttatttgctgaaattcgtatacaaattagctttatttgtattgtgcaatgtatatttgtGAAAAGGGAGGGGGGAATGAATGATGTAATGTTTGATACTTTTCCGTTAAAAATGtgtaaaggtcatgtgaccaccggaaagaacgcagcatctcatttctcacaagaTGCGTTCTCTGTTCTCACTGTCTCTTGAGTTCGTTCCTCCGATGTAACTTGGAAAGaacggtctccacaagaacgagTCCATTCTCAGTGTTCTTGGAAGTAAGAAAAAGCCAAGGTCTCATGCCGTGGTCAAACAagagtttaagcatgcaaaattctgtcatacggcactgCAAAAAGAggcgggaataaacaagatggttaggcattaaaaaaagcaagcgattggttcagatttctgtccagagaggtcatgttttgatctttgattagtctcatGCCGTCACATtcgcttgaactttgcaatgcagcgaactgtgaaacttgtctgATGAGTTTGTGTTTCCAGTCTGTAGCATTTGcgtgtgaatgaatgtatgtctatggggcgaaaagtgcagtgtgaccacagctttactaGGCGTAGTAGAAACCTCAAGACAGGTGTATTAAAGCAAATTGCAGTTAAACTCTGTAggacagtggccctccaggactgagttggACACCCCTGGAGTAATGTTACTAAGTACTCAGGCAGTCAAAATAACCAAAGTGCGCTTCACACCTTTAACATGTTATGTTCCTTATGCTGTACTCATCTTCATCTTTTGTATTTGCAGTTGTGATCCCACCAGCAGTTCAAACTATAACAAGACACCAAAGCAACCCCAGAGGAAAGTCACCGCCACCAGTAACTCCGTTGTCCTCTAATCTCAGCGTGACTTCCTGTGGTCATAAACCCAACCAGTCTACACAACCCATCCAAGGTACATCTCTAAGTACAAAGGAAAACCGTGAAGGCTTGTCTTCCCAAAACAAAAAGCAAGATGCCAGCGTACCAGCACAGACATCCACTACTTCAGTACCAAACAGTTCAATCCCTGCTCGTACTGCCTGTGCAAAATTATCTGTACCAATGATTCAGTTGTCAGGTGCTCCATCAATACCTCAAGCTAAGCAATCAACTTCATTAGTTCACCGTCGACCAAGCCCAAATCCTCACGCATCAAACCAAACAGTAGTCCCGCAGAAAGAGGAATCAGATATGTGTCATCCACTTCAAAATACCATCCTTTCTGCAGTTCCTTCTAGTCAGGTCGTAGTAGCAGAGCCTACTTCCAACAAACAAAGGGCATTGTTTACACACACAGAGAAATCTGCATCAAGCATTACATCCATAAACCAGGCCACTCAAACATTTGCACAATGTTCAGCTAAACTTACACAACCACCATTCATTCAACCACAAGCCATTAAAAATCAAGCCCAAGAGATGACTCCAGTAGTACACACTGCCATGCCATCAGGCTTGGTTCCTGCAACATCAAGTAAACCCACACAAGTCCATGATCGGAGAGGAACCAATCTTGTTCCCCCTCGACCGCATGCATTTGCATCTCCTCAGGTAATCCCAGCACATTCTGGGGCACATTCAAATCCTTCATTTAGTTTCCCTGCAGTGCAGCCAGTTGTTCCAACTCCGGCAAAGCCAACTTCGTATCTACCAATGctggtttcattttcatcttCTCACCTTCCAGTAAACACAATTCCAGCatctccttccttaaacccaccTCAACCTTCACTTACCCAATCTCAGTATCCTCCACAATCTGATCAGTTCTCCTCCTCCTCAAGCCAATTTTGTCCTCTGCCTGATAATTCGCCAGATTTGCTTGAATCTCTTGATTGTTTGCACTTGCAGCCACCAATCATGATAACGCCACAAGATGCTCCTGATCAGGCGCCTCCACATCATTTTCAATCATCATCTGGGCAACTTGCGCCTTTGCTAACACCGAAAGAACAACAAGCTGCTGCTGCTTCAGCTAATGTTGTTTTAGGCAGAGTACCTGCTCGGTCCTTACAGACCTCAGTGCCTTTGGTTGAGAACCTACCATTTTCCCCACACTGCAGAGCAGAAACAACAGATAGAAACAATGAAGACCTTTCAGACGACGACACTCCCACACTCCAGTCTAGACTCAGAAAACAGAGAAAGCTTTGTTTCAACTCCAGACAAGTAGATCCCTCGGTTAAGGAAGGTATGATTAAGGATCAGTTGCAGAATGACTTGACTAGGGAATCACAACTTTCTGGCTCAAACAATGGATGTCAAACCTTACCCAAACTTTTGGGCAAAACCCTGCAGAGAAATACAGAGTGTCCCGATTGTGGACGCATCCTTAGCAATGCATCTGCCTTGGAGAATCACATGAGGCTTCATACAGGAGAGAGACCTTATACCTGTTCCCAATGTGGAAAGGCCTTCCCTAGTGTCCGAGGTCTCAACCGGCACATGAAGGTCCATGCCGAAGAGAAGCGTTATCAGTGTGAAGAGTGCGGGAAAAGTTTTGTGTACCACTTTACCCTTACCAAACACCAGCTTATTCACTCTGGGGAAAGGCCGTTTCCTTGTAAAGTGTGTGGAAAGAGGTTTTTGGCCAAGGCGGACCGTTCCACACATATGCGTatgcacactggagagaagccctTCTCTTGCACTCTTTGTGGGAAGAGGTTTAAACATAGAGTAGCTTTGAATATGCATATGCAAGGGCACAGAGGAGAGAAACGTTACACTTGCCCGCACTGTGAGAAGGGATTTGTGGATCTAGGTAACTTTAAAAGGCATAAGCTCATCCACACAGGGGAAAGGCCGTTTGAGTGCAAGGAATGTGGGAAACGTTTCACTCAGTCGGCTCATCTAAAGAAGCATCTTCACACACAACATGGTACATGAAAAATAGGAAAGGATTTGTACTATTTAACAAGGCAATCATGCCTAGTTTTTATTGAGCAGTGTGGTTAGGTACAGTACAGTGCGGTATGCATTTATTTCCGTTTCCACTGTCAGATGTACCAAAATAATGTATCATACCATACAACTGTTTTAGACACTTTAGCAAAATAGTACAGtactaaagccgcctttccactgcacacgacatttggacacgactgtcagaatatgcccccttgtggcagccgcacagtattttcagtgttgtcgtgcaccacagGGGCGAAGCCTGATTCtcacggtgtccgaaataaagaaCTGCTAAAGCaatagcctttattctctgtgcgttttcATAGTTTAATGGATGactgaatactagaaactcatagacctctaaaatattggagggaatgtggaaacaacatttaaaatatatttttttattactttcttacttacatttatgaacagaaatgtttttctttaatatagactttttataattcaaaaaataaccaaataaactcctatttctcatctcgcgcgcacgaacctgcttggacaacactggaattcatcatatccggtcggcaggtcgcatGCAATCTagttgcaggagttcaaatatttcaacggatccgcagctcaattcggatccgaattttccgcttacggagatgatcggaactcaacacagctcccggactgctctacATTGGAAATGAACAACTTCctgtctgtcgcttgtcgtttgtcgtgtgcagtggaaaggcggcttaagggTGAACCTAAACCACTACTTAATGCTATTGGTTAACAGAGAATCATCACTTGTGCTTGCAGCAAGTCAGAGGAATGAAAACATAAGCAAGCGCCATTTTAAATCTACAGCCGAAACCCCGCACCATAATCAAACAATGACTGTGCACAGCAGTGAACCATGGTTGACCCAAGCAAGTGTTCATTTCATGAATGAAAATAAGGGTGTTGCCTATAGCTTGACACAAACAGAAATTTGACAGGTCGTCTCCACTAGAAACACGATTGAAAACCATGAATGAGCATGCTCTGATCCACTCGTCTATTCAAGAGTTACTTAGCTGATAatgcgtgtttggcatgctgtcctggaagagagccctgagctcataagatcctcgagcccggggttcCCTTCGATTTGCAAgtcaagaggggagtttgagctcaggtagatcttgagaactcccctgctgtagtaactaatgaacagatagtgattgctcttaagagataactatttactaggTGCATGGCTATGGTGCCGATTTAAATTAGTCAATTaaattaagttgcatgtttttggacatgcAAAAACATGTGCTGTTCATTCATTAGATGAGTGGACCAAAACATGCACATTCAGTCACGTTACTGGAGCAGCAGACCTGAAAAGTTTCTGTTTATGTCAAGCCATTTTCATTGACAAAATTAACACTGACCCAGGCTCAAATTTTGTCATCTTGTTACAAACATGTTGTGTCAAATTGTTTGGAAAGCGTGAGACGCACCGCTTCTTCTCATTTTTTGTGTGCTTTTACAATACTTCtacatttgaataattaattcagTGTGCGAAAGATATATGTGAATGGACTATACAGCTTTCGTCAAGTGAGAATGATGTCGAAATGAAAACTCTGGGTGACCCGCACTGAATCATACTGTAATCTACTGAACCATAGCGCTCAATAGAAATGAGTTGTAATGGAAAATATAatatagggctgggtgataatgCAAACAAACTATaatgatatcatgtttcatatcatttaatatagataattattgaatattttgtttgtaacaatccatttaggaatattaggattttttttagtgCACCCGGATCATTCGTTCAGATGTTTTTTAATCATGTGCAGCTGGAAAATGAGCATGTCAGTGCACGTCGCTCCCATAAGCGCGTCGTGCAAGTAGCCACATTATTATAAAACTATGGCGCTTCATACTGAAACTACAAACtgaatttttaatatattttttcttatcaaTATTGACAATGATGTTCGgtcaataattatcgataccaattttatcacccagccctaatacAACAGCATTAGGTTTGATTGTAAAATAATTGATAAAgatgtaattttaaaaacaatcaaattgCATGCTTTTTTAACAGTGCTGTAATTGCTAAACTTTTTTAAGAATGTGAAATAATTGTGattcttttcttatttttctattcattttaaaGTTATACTTCAGTTTTACAGACCTTTTTAGTGTCctgctatatatgtatatattacttAAGGGTATAATCCCTTTAATTGAGTGAATTTGAGTGCTTTTTTTAGTGCATGTTGTAACATAATGGAGTGAATATGAATATTtccattgtttattattattttgtcattacTGGGAAATTGTAAAACAAATGTGTGTCCAGAAAACATGATGATCTAATAAAAAGCTGTTTGTGCTacacagtttctgaaatatgttTATTCAAGTGTTACTAATGTAGTATGATGCAGTCAAGACCACTAGGTGGCAGTGTAAAACTACATTATATACCAGTGGATCTCAACTTTTTAccatctcagaaaaaaaaattttctttccaagtaccaccataatgaccagtattgaaatacagtagcataacTACTGACTCAAAACGtcaacatttatattaa belongs to Danio rerio strain Tuebingen ecotype United States chromosome 1, GRCz12tu, whole genome shotgun sequence and includes:
- the LOC799968 gene encoding uncharacterized protein, whose product is MPDASMEDCDGFQTQFTHIMETLLQTAVRETTKLYQSTLQSLKAELVHLRVENVNKKTAHSSCQDTRRFPQTGIQRTGSVSKYRDVGVQCENALLAERACSPRQFIGQRLHVGDITSDKLTDLCASEDGNRQLALLLIKQEPQESECDEYAPGYFLLKQEGAEPILVRKEPNKDTMERVVIPPAVQTITRHQSNPRGKSPPPVTPLSSNLSVTSCGHKPNQSTQPIQGTSLSTKENREGLSSQNKKQDASVPAQTSTTSVPNSSIPARTACAKLSVPMIQLSGAPSIPQAKQSTSLVHRRPSPNPHASNQTVVPQKEESDMCHPLQNTILSAVPSSQVVVAEPTSNKQRALFTHTEKSASSITSINQATQTFAQCSAKLTQPPFIQPQAIKNQAQEMTPVVHTAMPSGLVPATSSKPTQVHDRRGTNLVPPRPHAFASPQVIPAHSGAHSNPSFSFPAVQPVVPTPAKPTSYLPMLVSFSSSHLPVNTIPASPSLNPPQPSLTQSQYPPQSDQFSSSSSQFCPLPDNSPDLLESLDCLHLQPPIMITPQDAPDQAPPHHFQSSSGQLAPLLTPKEQQAAAASANVVLGRVPARSLQTSVPLVENLPFSPHCRAETTDRNNEDLSDDDTPTLQSRLRKQRKLCFNSRQVDPSVKEGMIKDQLQNDLTRESQLSGSNNGCQTLPKLLGKTLQRNTECPDCGRILSNASALENHMRLHTGERPYTCSQCGKAFPSVRGLNRHMKVHAEEKRYQCEECGKSFVYHFTLTKHQLIHSGERPFPCKVCGKRFLAKADRSTHMRMHTGEKPFSCTLCGKRFKHRVALNMHMQGHRGEKRYTCPHCEKGFVDLGNFKRHKLIHTGERPFECKECGKRFTQSAHLKKHLHTQHGT